AGCGAAAACTTTAAAAACATAGTTTATGAAACAGGGAAAGTTTTATATGAGAAAAGTTGAAATTCTTCAAGCTTTAGAAAATTTAAACAATGCTTTAAATAGATTAAGCGAAGCTGTTAAAACTGCAAAAACTGATTTAGAGATAGACGGTACAATCCAGAGATTTGAGTTTTCATTTAAGCTTTTCTGGAAAACTCTAAAGCTTATATTAAAGTATTATGGTGTTGAATGTAATAATCCAAGAACTTGCATAAAAGAAGCATTTAGAAATGGTTTAATAGATGATGATGAAATTTTTCTTGATATGCTTGAAGATAGAAACTTAACATCCCATATATATGACAAACAGACAGCCAATGAAATTTTTGAAAGGATTAAAAAATTTTATACTGCCAAGCTATTTGAAACTGTAAGAAAAATTGAGAGTAAGATTTAATTAATTTATCTTATTTCAGAAGGATGCAAAGGTTCTTTAAAATAGAATCCTTGACCATAGTCTATTCCAATTTCTTTTAACTTATCATAAATTTCTTTGTTAGATACGAATTCTGCAATGGTTTTTATATTTATCTCCTTGGTCAAGCTTTTTATTGCTTTTACAGCAGTGTAAGATATAGGGTCTTTATCTATCTTTCTTATTATCTGACCATCTATTTTTAAATAATCGAGTTGAAGTTCTATTAAGTGTAAAATATTAGAAAATCCTGAGCCAAAATCGTCTAAGGCTATCTCGTATCCAGCTTTTTTCAATATCTGTAAATTTTCTCTTAATTTTCCATAATCGTCAACACTCTCTGATTCTAAGATTTCAAGTGTAATCATTGAGGTAAAATCTTTGCTTAATGAAGTTAGAAAATTTATAATATCAATATCTAAAATATCTGATGGCAATAAGTTGATACTTACTTTTATTTTCTTTGTCCTTACAATAAAGAGATTAAACTCAATTATTTTTTTTGTAAGTTCTTTATAAACATAAGTATTTTTAATTGATGCTAAAAACAAATTTGGCACTATAATCTTTCTCTCTGGAGAGATTATTCTTACTAATGCTTCAAATTTTATAGTTTTCATAGTTTCCATATCAAAAATAGGCTGATAATAACAAATTAATCTTTTTTCTTCAATTGCTATCTTTACATCTGTTAGCCTCTTATCGGTTCTATATTCCAAACCATCAGAATAAATCTCAACAGTATTTCTTTTTTGTTTTGCTTTCAATAATGCAGTATCAGCTTTTTTTAAGGCTAATGAAAAATCGGTTTCCTTTTCTGGATATAAGTAAATACCAGCAGATGCGGTTATTTTTACCGTGTTGTTAATTAAATTAAATTTATTTAAAGATATTTTATTTATAATTCTCTCTGTAATACCTAACGGGTTTGTATTATCATCAAATTTTTTAACTAAAATTAAGAATTCATCATCTCCTATTCGAATAATTATATCTTCTTCTCTAATATTATTTTTAATTATTTTAACTACATCTTGTAGCAATAAATCTGCTATGTCTTTTCCATAACCTTTATGAATATTTGAAAAATTATCCAAATCCAGCAAAATTACAGCAAAATTAAGTTTATGGAAATTTTTTTCTATTTCAGAAATATAGTTTTTATTATAAACACCAGTTATTTTATCTATATATTTAGGTTCTATTCCTTCTTTGTTTTTCTTGAATATATCTAATATCCCCATAGCATAATTATACCATATAAACATAGGTTTAAGTTACATGAATTAAGTCTGTATTTCAAATAATTCATATAAGTTTATGTTTATCAAGGCAGTAAAGAGAAAGGCAGTAAAACACTATTTTAACTATCCAAGATATCTAAAAGAATAAGCATATGTAGAGAGAATGAATAGGGCTATTGCAGATGAGTTTTTGATGTACTATGTTTAAACAAAAAATCACCTCTGGAATACTTTTGTGATATTATAAATTCAAGTAAATCTGCAGCTTTCCCAAACTGGTATGACTTATACACACAAAAAGTTTTTTGATATTTGGAATAGTTTTACTTATACATTTTCTTGAATTTCTTATTATGTTATCATATTTTATCTTTTATTAATAACGTTTTCTAATAACTTTATGGAGGATCAAAATGGAAAAGTTAATTATATTTGATACAACTTTAAGAGATGGTGAGCAAGCACCTGGTTTTTCAATGACAGTTGAAGAAAAAGTAAAGATGGCTTTACAGCTTGAAAAACTCGGCGTTGATGTTATTGAGGCTGGTTTTGCTGCTGCATCTGAAGGAGATTTTGAAGCTATTAAAAGAGTTGCTCAGGAAGTAAAAAATGCAAAAGTTTGCTCCTTGGCAAGGGCATTAGAGTCAGACATAGAAAAAGCAGGAGAAGCCCTGTCTCCAGCAGAAAACAGAAGAATTCATACATTTATAGCAACATCCCCTATTCATATGCAGTATAAGTTAAGAATGAAGCCAGAGGAAGTTTTAGAAAGAGCTGTAAAAGCAATAAAGTATGCTTTAAGATTTACAGATGATGTTGAATTTTCTGCAGAAGATGCTTTTAGGTCTGAAAGAGAGTTTTTGTACAGAGTTTTTGAAGCTGTTATAGATGCAGGGGCTAAGACGATAAACGTACCTGATACTGTTGGTTATGCTATTCCACAAGAGTTTGGAAAGTTAATAGCAGATATTAAAAATAACGTTCCAAATATAGATAAAGCTGTAATCAGCGTTCACTGTCATAACGATTTAGGATTAGCGGTTGCAAACTCCCTCTCTGCTGTAAAAAATGGAGCAAGACAAGTTCACGCAACTATAAATGGAATTGGTGAAAGGGCTGGTAATGCTGCACTTGAAGAAGTTGTAATGGCTATAAAAGTAAGACATGATTACTTTAAAGATGTTTATACAACCATAAACACAAAAGAAATTTATAAGACAAGCAGATTATTATGCAGAATTACAGGAAGTTTTGTGCAACCAAACAAAGCAATCATTGGGGATAATGCTTTCGCTCATGAGGCAGGTATACATCAGCATGGAATTCTTGCACATAGAGAAACTTATGAAATAATGAGAGCTGAGGATGTAGGTGTACCAAAA
This is a stretch of genomic DNA from Sulfurihydrogenibium sp. YO3AOP1. It encodes these proteins:
- a CDS encoding nucleotidyltransferase substrate binding protein encodes the protein MRKVEILQALENLNNALNRLSEAVKTAKTDLEIDGTIQRFEFSFKLFWKTLKLILKYYGVECNNPRTCIKEAFRNGLIDDDEIFLDMLEDRNLTSHIYDKQTANEIFERIKKFYTAKLFETVRKIESKI
- a CDS encoding 2-isopropylmalate synthase, with the translated sequence MEKLIIFDTTLRDGEQAPGFSMTVEEKVKMALQLEKLGVDVIEAGFAAASEGDFEAIKRVAQEVKNAKVCSLARALESDIEKAGEALSPAENRRIHTFIATSPIHMQYKLRMKPEEVLERAVKAIKYALRFTDDVEFSAEDAFRSEREFLYRVFEAVIDAGAKTINVPDTVGYAIPQEFGKLIADIKNNVPNIDKAVISVHCHNDLGLAVANSLSAVKNGARQVHATINGIGERAGNAALEEVVMAIKVRHDYFKDVYTTINTKEIYKTSRLLCRITGSFVQPNKAIIGDNAFAHEAGIHQHGILAHRETYEIMRAEDVGVPKSKIVLGKHSGRHAFKARLEELGYTTLSESEIDTLFQKFKKLADKKKEVFDEDIEALILEEFSEFDQEAKLKYFHVISGDNVIPTATVKIEKEGEEIVSTACGDGPIDCAINALEKALNIKGKLMDYTIRSLSSGKDAMGEVRVIVRFEDSEHIASGKGTSTDIIEASIKAYIDAYNKYMARKSFLTRQINEGV
- a CDS encoding bifunctional diguanylate cyclase/phosphodiesterase, which produces MFIWYNYAMGILDIFKKNKEGIEPKYIDKITGVYNKNYISEIEKNFHKLNFAVILLDLDNFSNIHKGYGKDIADLLLQDVVKIIKNNIREEDIIIRIGDDEFLILVKKFDDNTNPLGITERIINKISLNKFNLINNTVKITASAGIYLYPEKETDFSLALKKADTALLKAKQKRNTVEIYSDGLEYRTDKRLTDVKIAIEEKRLICYYQPIFDMETMKTIKFEALVRIISPERKIIVPNLFLASIKNTYVYKELTKKIIEFNLFIVRTKKIKVSINLLPSDILDIDIINFLTSLSKDFTSMITLEILESESVDDYGKLRENLQILKKAGYEIALDDFGSGFSNILHLIELQLDYLKIDGQIIRKIDKDPISYTAVKAIKSLTKEINIKTIAEFVSNKEIYDKLKEIGIDYGQGFYFKEPLHPSEIR